In the Synechococcus sp. MU1643 genome, CGCTTGAAGCCCAGTGATCGCAGTCAGATCGCCAAGAGTGATCTGGTTTTTCACATTGGTTTTGGGCTGACCCCGTCCGCCAAAAAGCTCAAGTCACCAGGAACGGTGGTGGCCGTCGGTGAAGTCGCCCTGCCGTCCTATGGCGGCAGCGACCCCCATGTCTGGCACGACCCGGCCAATTCCGCTGCGATCGTGCGGGTCATCTCAAGTTCTCTGGCCCCCGTTCTGCCGGCCAGTGATCGTGCGGCATTGCAGCAACGCACGGCGCGTGCTTTGGAAGTTTTCCAAGCTCTTCAAGCCTGGGGAGCCAATCAGTTCAGCTCTTTGCCCTCCGCGCAGCGAGTCATGGTTACCGATCACAAGACCTACAGCCATCTCGCAGATCGATTCGGAATGGTCGAGATTGCGATGTTGGATAGCCACACAACCGGTGGTGTTCTGCGGCCCTCCAGTCTCAAAACTATCACCAAAGAAGTAAAAGAATCAGGGGCCAAAACAATTTTTTCTCCTGCGGCATTGGCCAACAAAACTCTGAAGCGTATTAGCAAGAGCACTGGTTTGCCGATTTGGACAACACCGCTCTACGGAGAAGGAATTGCTGCTGGTCGCAATGCTGTTTCGACGGCGACGCTTAATGTTTGCACTATTGTTAATGGTCAGGGTGGTTCCTGTGATATCTCAGGTGCTAACTCGTTGAACTCTCAATGGTCATCTATTCGTTGACCAAGCCTAAGTTCAAATTCCACGTTCAATTTTTTCTATTTCATGTTCCGTTCTCGTCTTCTTCTTCTGACTCTATTTCTGAGTCCTGTTGCGTCCATGGCTCCAGTTCATGCGCACGGTTCACATGGAGGTGGTGCCGAATTGAAGGCTGGTGAATTCGATTTCACTCCCCTTATTACAGTTGAGGGGCATGCTGGATTTGACGATAATCTTGAAAATCCAGAAAAGCATTATGCGGCTGACTTTTTGATTGGCGGCGAATTTGCTTGGGGCCTTGGCGATGGAAAGCAATTTTCTTTGGCTGCTTTCGTAGGGCCAACTTTGACCAGAGGTGGCGCAGAGCATTTTTATGGAGAAATCCATGCGCACGCAGAGGAAGAGGGGCACGAGCACGAGGAAAGCGAAGGTCATCCAACTCGTGAAAGAGTTGATTTCAAGGCTTTCTTAGAGGCTAGATACAAACACTCAGATAGGTTCAATATTCAGGCATATTGGAATCCATACATTGTCACAAGTGATGAGTTGGAATTCCATGCTGACGAAAATGAATGGGAAAAGTTTGAGTCAAAAGGTGTTAAGAATGAGTTGGGTGCCAAAGTGAATTATGCTTTTGGAGATGGCGATGTTGATTTTGGTCTAGGGGATTCCTTGTCTGATTTGATTGATGGAACTTATCTTTCAGTAGATCATCGACAAGGTTGGGGCGTAGATGGTGTTTATATTGGGAACTATACAGATCCCCGCGTTGGAGTTAGCTTTAATTATGGTGAAACATCTTTTCAGATAGAAGCAGGTCCTCGTTTTTACACCCCAGGAAGCTACGCAAGTGATCTAGATTCGCGAACTGATTTTGCTGGTGAGATAATGATATCAAGGCCTGTCAGCGACAAAGTTGATTTCTTTGCGCATTGGAAGGTTGTGTATACATGGGAGGATGTTGAAGGCTGGGGAGATGGCTACCAGCACCATGTAGGTACTGGTATTACCTATAAGTTGTGAGTTGATTGCAACTTTGGCCTCTCCGGTTGTATCGGAGAGGTTTTTTATTGTTTTGCTTTTGACGGTGATCAGGGGCTGTTGTTCAGCCTGCAGAAAGCCACTGCGCTTCACTAACAGGCGTGTTGATCACCTTGATGAGCTTCAAGCTGTCGCCATCGATCAGGCCAGCTCGGGCATGGGTTCGGTTCGGTCGCGTCAGCGTCATCAACAGCTGGTTGGTCACAGGGTTCCACTGGATGGGGCTGCCCGCCTTGAGCGTCCATGGCTCCAGGGCCCTACGTTTTGTCACCTCTCCCGCGTCGCTGAAAAGCACCAGTTCGTGATTGCCCCGTTGCTGCTTCCAGCGCCCCAGCACGGCCCAGATTTGTGTACCGCGGTTATTGCAGGCGACCCCCAGCACCGCCTGATCACCGAGGTGCAATTGCTTCGGCGCTTGCCCAGGAACCACTAGCTCGATCGAGCGCCTGTAATCCGGCCAGTGCCGGATCAGCACGGCCCGTCCTGAGGCACCGCAGAAGGCCCCC is a window encoding:
- a CDS encoding metal ABC transporter substrate-binding protein; this encodes MAAGAASVTCLIPPGGDPHSYRLKPSDRSQIAKSDLVFHIGFGLTPSAKKLKSPGTVVAVGEVALPSYGGSDPHVWHDPANSAAIVRVISSSLAPVLPASDRAALQQRTARALEVFQALQAWGANQFSSLPSAQRVMVTDHKTYSHLADRFGMVEIAMLDSHTTGGVLRPSSLKTITKEVKESGAKTIFSPAALANKTLKRISKSTGLPIWTTPLYGEGIAAGRNAVSTATLNVCTIVNGQGGSCDISGANSLNSQWSSIR